The DNA segment CCGCCCCGAGCAACTGACCGACGTTCACTCGCGGGTCGAGCGACCGGGCGCTGAGTCGGATCGTCCCGTCGATGATCCCGTAGGCGAGAACCGTGTCGACGCCTTCGACGTTGAGCAGGTATTCAGCAGCCTGTGGCAAGGCATCCGTCTCCGTCGTGCGCCCGACGCTGGCGATCATCGACGACCCGCGTTGTTTTCGGTCGACGATAGCCCGACCGATCGCGTCGATCGTCCCCGGAGAGAACGCGCTCCCGTAGAGTCGCTCGAGCGTCTCGAGGTCGGCGTCCCGATACACGGCAAGTGCAGCCTCGTACTCTCGAAGCGTGGGCTCGCGCAGGTAATCCAGGCGTTCGCGATGGAGGGCAAACAACAGCGCAGTCGCGAGCCGCGGCGGGATTGATAGCTCGAGCTCCTGAAGATACTCCACGAAGATGGTCGCCGTCGCCCCGTAATCCGTGCGCACGTCGGCAAACGCGGCTTCGATCGGCGGCCCTGGATGATGGTCCACCACGATCGACG comes from the Natronosalvus amylolyticus genome and includes:
- a CDS encoding DHH family phosphoesterase; this translates as MSRAAALVSVLEACDSLAIVCHDNPDPDTLASALALQEIATSSEADLSNIAITYGGSISHQQNRAFVNLLDIDVEPIGAVPLDSFDCIAFVDHSKQGVNTSLTTELEPSIVVDHHPGPPIEAAFADVRTDYGATATIFVEYLQELELSIPPRLATALLFALHRERLDYLREPTLREYEAALAVYRDADLETLERLYGSAFSPGTIDAIGRAIVDRKQRGSSMIASVGRTTETDALPQAAEYLLNVEGVDTVLAYGIIDGTIRLSARSLDPRVNVGQLLGAAFGDLGSVGGHHDMAGGWIELGLFGDDGGDDDEALLSLVDTRIRRRFFEALNLEEASST